A genomic stretch from Edaphobacter aggregans includes:
- a CDS encoding ABC transporter ATP-binding protein, with product MLRFVGGLIRPYRSTLAVILLCMLVETAMSLATPWPLKIILDNVIGDHKLTPWLHHLLHPMLERGDKLHVAALAAVALVLIAIVGSAASYIDNYYTESVGQWVAHDLRMRLYQHLQRLSLRYYSTHETGTILSTLTADIQTIQGFASSSTLSILVDLLTILCMLGLMFWLNWDFTLIAVAVTPFLLLFVSRFKKAVKKATHEVRKEQSAILAVAQQDLESIQVVKAFGQEKVEEKLLFDVSEATVGAALKARSIKALLSPVVNITVALCTAVVLWRGAALILAGSMTIGELTVYLAYLAKFFKPVKDLATTTNAVAQAAVGAERIRSILDTDAVIPENPDGLEPETLAGEIEFDHIAFGYDADNPILTDLNLKIKPGQFVGIVGPTGAGKSTVVSLIPRFYDVQSGTVHIDGHDVREYKLKPLRDQIGYVLQDTVLFRGTILENIAFGRPDATKDEIIAAAKLANAHDFIMAMPNGYDTLVGDRGSTLSGGQRQRIGIARVMVRNSPILLLDEPTAALDSESEKLVIDALEKLMKGKTVIAIAHRLSTIRDADQIVVIAGGVVAESGTHDELMAKNGLYADLHRTQFDAGSDKVESPQPQEQ from the coding sequence ATGCTGCGTTTTGTTGGCGGTTTAATCCGGCCCTATCGTAGTACCCTGGCAGTCATTCTTCTCTGCATGCTGGTCGAGACGGCGATGAGCCTGGCGACCCCATGGCCGCTGAAGATCATCCTCGACAACGTCATTGGCGACCACAAGCTCACTCCCTGGCTTCATCATCTGCTCCACCCCATGTTGGAGCGAGGCGACAAACTTCATGTCGCGGCTCTGGCGGCGGTCGCGCTCGTCCTGATCGCCATCGTCGGCTCAGCCGCCTCCTACATCGACAACTACTACACGGAGAGTGTCGGGCAATGGGTCGCTCACGATCTGCGGATGCGCCTGTATCAGCACCTGCAGCGCCTCTCGCTGCGCTACTACAGCACCCACGAGACCGGCACGATCCTCAGCACCCTTACTGCCGACATCCAGACTATCCAGGGCTTCGCGTCTTCTTCCACGCTCAGCATTCTCGTCGATCTCCTCACGATTCTCTGCATGCTGGGTCTCATGTTCTGGCTCAATTGGGACTTTACCCTCATCGCTGTGGCTGTAACGCCTTTTCTTCTCCTCTTCGTTTCGCGATTCAAAAAGGCCGTCAAGAAGGCGACCCACGAAGTCCGCAAAGAGCAGAGTGCGATCCTCGCCGTAGCCCAGCAGGATCTCGAATCCATCCAGGTCGTGAAAGCTTTCGGTCAGGAGAAGGTGGAGGAAAAGCTCCTCTTCGATGTGAGCGAGGCGACCGTAGGGGCTGCTCTCAAGGCCCGCAGCATCAAGGCGCTCCTCTCGCCGGTCGTGAACATCACCGTCGCGCTTTGTACTGCGGTCGTTCTCTGGCGTGGGGCGGCGCTTATTCTTGCAGGGTCCATGACCATCGGTGAGCTCACTGTCTACCTCGCTTACCTTGCGAAGTTCTTCAAGCCAGTCAAGGATCTTGCCACAACAACGAATGCCGTAGCGCAGGCTGCTGTGGGCGCCGAACGCATTCGCTCCATCCTCGATACCGACGCCGTTATCCCTGAGAATCCCGACGGCCTCGAACCCGAAACTCTGGCCGGTGAGATCGAATTCGACCACATCGCCTTTGGATACGATGCCGACAACCCAATCCTCACCGATCTAAACCTCAAAATTAAGCCTGGACAGTTCGTCGGCATCGTAGGTCCAACGGGCGCTGGAAAATCTACCGTGGTTAGCCTTATCCCGCGCTTCTATGATGTCCAGTCCGGTACCGTCCACATCGACGGCCATGATGTCCGCGAGTACAAACTCAAGCCTCTTCGCGACCAGATCGGGTATGTCCTGCAGGACACAGTCCTCTTTCGCGGAACCATCCTCGAGAACATCGCCTTTGGCCGGCCCGACGCCACGAAAGATGAGATCATCGCTGCGGCCAAACTCGCCAACGCGCACGACTTCATCATGGCCATGCCGAACGGCTACGACACGCTTGTCGGGGACCGCGGCTCCACGCTCTCCGGTGGTCAACGCCAGCGCATCGGCATTGCCCGCGTCATGGTTCGCAACAGCCCCATTCTCCTGCTGGATGAACCCACTGCGGCCCTCGATAGCGAATCCGAAAAACTGGTCATTGATGCTCTTGAGAAGCTGATGAAAGGTAAAACTGTCATCGCTATCGCCCACAGGCTCAGCACTATCCGCGACGCTGACCAGATCGTCGTCATCGCTGGTGGAGTCGTCGCCGAAAGCGGCACCCACGACGAGTTGATGGCCAAGAATGGCCTCTACGCCGACCTTCACCGGACCCAGTTCGACGCCGGTTCAGATAAAGTAGAGTCACCTCAGCCGCAGGAGCAGTAA
- a CDS encoding ABC transporter permease, whose product MQVADAKETVTMALGTLRANKLRSGLTILGIVIGVMTVIIISSVINGLNSRVSGLVESLGTNVIWVFRFPVIGVRPTTEMLTRKQMTYDDAMAMKALPHVLAVSPSLQYRDNSGVQGTVGVKFGTKKMEGTTLEGDAASVKDVYDLDLKEGRFFTDGDVERAANVVVLGNDTADTLFGTVSPVGQDVTIAGIVFTVVGVMGKRPMAFGGGKNPEDNKAWFPVTTFHKIHPEVLDYWISLKFDDQKNKALVQDELEELLRIRRKVKNNAPDNFAIFGTDSLTRLWDQITFGLFALMLSLSAVGLLVGGVGVMNIMLVSVTERTREIGVRKAIGANKQMILTQFTLEAMTLCAVGGIIGVLGGSAIGYAVHFFFPAALSAVWIGAAFASSCGIGLIFGIYPAWKAANLNPIEALRYE is encoded by the coding sequence ATGCAGGTCGCCGATGCGAAAGAAACGGTAACGATGGCGCTGGGTACGTTGCGGGCGAACAAGCTGCGCAGCGGGCTGACGATTCTGGGGATCGTGATCGGCGTGATGACGGTGATTATTATCTCGTCCGTGATCAATGGGTTGAACTCGCGTGTGTCGGGCCTGGTGGAGTCTCTCGGGACCAACGTGATCTGGGTGTTCCGGTTTCCTGTGATCGGGGTGCGTCCGACGACGGAGATGCTAACGCGGAAGCAGATGACCTATGACGACGCGATGGCGATGAAGGCGCTGCCGCATGTGCTGGCGGTGTCGCCGTCATTGCAGTATCGAGACAATAGCGGAGTGCAGGGCACCGTGGGAGTGAAGTTTGGCACCAAGAAGATGGAGGGGACGACACTGGAGGGGGACGCGGCGAGCGTGAAGGATGTGTATGACCTCGACCTGAAGGAGGGCCGGTTCTTCACCGATGGCGACGTGGAGCGGGCGGCAAACGTTGTGGTGTTAGGAAACGATACGGCGGACACACTGTTCGGCACGGTGAGTCCTGTGGGCCAGGATGTGACTATCGCGGGCATAGTGTTTACCGTCGTGGGGGTGATGGGCAAACGCCCAATGGCGTTTGGGGGAGGGAAGAACCCGGAAGACAATAAGGCGTGGTTTCCGGTGACGACGTTCCACAAGATCCATCCGGAGGTATTGGATTACTGGATCAGCCTGAAGTTCGACGACCAGAAGAACAAGGCTCTCGTGCAGGATGAGTTGGAGGAGTTGCTGCGGATCAGACGAAAGGTGAAGAACAATGCTCCCGACAACTTTGCGATCTTTGGGACGGACTCGCTGACGCGGCTGTGGGACCAGATCACGTTCGGTCTGTTCGCGCTCATGCTGTCGCTGTCGGCAGTGGGATTGCTTGTGGGCGGGGTGGGAGTGATGAATATCATGCTGGTGAGCGTGACGGAGCGGACCCGGGAGATTGGTGTGCGCAAGGCGATCGGCGCGAACAAGCAGATGATCCTGACTCAATTCACGCTGGAGGCGATGACCCTGTGCGCTGTCGGCGGCATTATCGGGGTGTTGGGTGGCAGTGCGATCGGGTATGCCGTGCACTTCTTTTTCCCTGCGGCGCTATCGGCGGTATGGATCGGCGCGGCGTTCGCGAGCTCCTGCGGGATCGGGCTGATCTTCGGCATCTATCCGGCATGGAAGGCCGCCAACCTCAACCCCATCGAAGCTCTTCGCTACGAATAA
- a CDS encoding ABC transporter permease: MEFKEAVQIALQSLWANKLRTILTLLGVVIGVASVIAVVTLVNGANTYVATKFSSYGADVFTVSKMPQIITSPEDYQRFQKRKNILFPDFKYVEANCKHCIGIGAQQSVTGKIVRGTQSTTDTSIRGYTWQMPALQNLNIVQGRGFTQADEEHASRVAIIGTDIQDHLFEGVDPLGQELRVDGTPYTIIGISEKQGSTFGASQDNWVAVPLPSFQKSYGTAKTLTIYVKAGEAGPVLETAADEVRVLVRSARHDAPGEPDSFELDTNNTLVGFFSMVTESFGAVAGGVALIALVVGGIVIMNIMLVSVTERTREIGIRKALGARPKDIMIQFLIESGTMALVGGVFGVIGGILVAQAITILAGFPSTVAFWSVFAGLVMATGTGVFFGVYPARKAAQLDPIVALRAE; encoded by the coding sequence ATGGAATTCAAAGAGGCCGTACAGATCGCGCTGCAGTCGCTCTGGGCCAACAAGCTGCGGACTATTCTTACGCTGCTCGGTGTCGTCATCGGCGTCGCCAGCGTGATTGCCGTGGTGACGCTGGTGAATGGCGCCAATACGTATGTCGCGACCAAGTTCAGCAGCTATGGCGCTGATGTATTCACGGTGTCGAAGATGCCGCAGATCATCACCAGCCCGGAGGACTATCAGCGGTTTCAGAAGCGGAAGAACATTCTGTTTCCGGACTTCAAGTATGTCGAGGCCAACTGCAAGCACTGCATCGGGATTGGCGCGCAGCAGTCAGTGACCGGAAAGATCGTGCGGGGGACACAGTCCACGACCGATACCAGCATCCGGGGATATACATGGCAGATGCCGGCCCTGCAGAACCTGAACATCGTGCAGGGACGCGGGTTTACTCAGGCAGACGAAGAACATGCCTCGCGTGTGGCGATCATCGGGACGGATATTCAGGACCACCTGTTTGAGGGAGTGGATCCGCTGGGGCAGGAGTTGCGGGTAGACGGCACTCCGTACACGATCATCGGCATCAGCGAGAAACAGGGGAGCACGTTTGGTGCAAGCCAGGACAACTGGGTCGCGGTGCCGCTGCCGTCGTTTCAGAAGAGCTATGGGACGGCGAAGACGCTGACGATCTATGTGAAGGCAGGCGAGGCCGGACCAGTGCTGGAGACGGCGGCGGACGAGGTGAGGGTGCTGGTGCGGTCGGCGCGGCATGACGCTCCCGGAGAGCCGGACTCGTTTGAGCTGGATACGAACAATACTCTGGTGGGATTCTTCAGCATGGTGACCGAGTCGTTTGGAGCGGTGGCCGGGGGGGTGGCGCTGATCGCACTGGTGGTAGGAGGCATCGTGATCATGAACATCATGCTGGTGAGCGTGACCGAGCGGACACGAGAGATCGGGATACGGAAGGCGTTGGGCGCACGGCCGAAGGACATCATGATCCAGTTTCTGATTGAGTCGGGGACGATGGCGCTGGTCGGCGGAGTGTTCGGCGTCATAGGTGGGATCCTGGTGGCGCAGGCGATTACGATTCTGGCGGGATTTCCTTCAACCGTTGCGTTTTGGAGCGTGTTTGCCGGGCTGGTAATGGCTACCGGTACAGGAGTCTTCTTTGGTGTCTATCCAGCGCGGAAGGCTGCGCAGTTGGATCCGATCGTGGCGTTGCGAGCGGAGTAA